The nucleotide window AGGGCTTAGCACAACGTTACGTGAACGTCTAGCGGTTAGCGGTTAGCGGTTAGCGTTGTATAGTTTACTAACAATTAATCTTATAAACGAAATAAAACTAAGTACGGAGGTGGCTTTCAAAAGTTCTTGCCGACAGGGGTGTCTTGATTACTACCGAAGTACtatgggtgtttctcgaaataccttgagccacctggatctggttggcttggtggccaagaacatcaactcctatagtaatttgttagtaaatcgatgcagccacgctttctaacacccacaacgtatttgaagttcattgtttgctgcgatcgcctctactgactcgcgtttttggtgttgcaattttctcgagcccatctcatcgcgatgccaggcaccggccaccgcttgcagcccgctgttctccaggctatcctcgaccgaattgctgcctgcgaaagtgatcgagccatctctagagctacaggtgcgagccgtaacacagtagcaaagctgaggttgagcttagagttttggggcgtgccttatccgccgcgctgcgttcgacttgggcggccatctatactccggcaagctcagcgcgaaggccttcaggcatacctcaatggctcaccgggcgcatacatggatgagatgagggacttcttgtacgacgagtacgacgttaggataagccttgcgagcgtttaccgagagctagagaagatgagatggtctcgcaagcttgcaacaaagcgggcaaaggagcagagtgagccactccgccgcctctatcttgccaggatggcgcaacactataaggcggagcagatcgttgcgttggacgagagcgcctgcaatgagcgtacgggcgaccgcaagtatggctggtctccaatcggggagccggtggagctatcacacagcttcaggcgatcagaacggtggtcgctgctgccagccatgacgatagatggctacataagctataagatctttcaaggcgcgattacatctgagatcctagaagacttcttagagtttcaagtgctgccgttctgcaatcctcacccagggccagcctcagtaatcgtgcttgataacgcctccatccatcgatcagagcgtgtacgggtgctttgccaaagtgctggagtactccttgagtatctgccgccatactcaccagatttcaaccccatcgagaagagctttaagcagctcaaggggtggatgaaaaggaattcagcgcaagcggagaacttcattgactttggggtctttcttgagtatgcagcgcagctggtgtgctgtaatattaactgcagaagctggttccataggtgtggctatccctattaattgtgcttttaaatggatgccacagtacgtttctataggtagatgataccatacaaatgcgaacgattacaccttaatgcgcaacccacaaaagcgatttaataattctaaaaaaataagagctatttctatacatatagaactatcttaggaagttaacctgttataatcgcataacgttgtagtgttgtacatagggctatccaaatagactattgttgcagcgcatttgaaacgcctgaaaaacctcaacactatagcgggcacgggccgctgtcaccaaaaacgctcaggccactaagcttcaagcattctcgccatcatcctccacaacactgctagacggttcaaccaccaatttcttgcgcgcaatctcttctcttttcttacaacgttcgactcgtctccagttacgatctgtgagaccctggtacccagcttgccattcttttgcagtgttttgtagcgtgaaaaaccagccaggaggctgcttgaaatgctgcgtccacaacttcaagatatcaccagatggctgcatcaagaggttgatatccatagctccgtcaataacaagagtcttataaagctcgttaatgtcctctccaactgtaggaaattttaacttaaggtagttaaagaaattactagtatgctcgttaatctcctgctcatgatcatatcggataggcgcccactgagatgcactagatacctcagctcttgttatcgttggtgcagctgcctgcaagttagactcctgttgaggttgcctgttcatccgctcaagctgtccaacgatgagcagttttgttaagcttttgatatcatcgtcgccatctccagccgcccgcaacttgcgcgttttctcatgcacccgcaggtcctttgctctcaaaattgcaagccgtacatcatcagatggctcatcgtacgttgcccttctcgctgtaattgctcttgcccacatggagataatgttgccgttgacaaagaggtgatcttcgaagcgcgctggctgcctcgctgttggcgccatccagcagcaataaggatagttctcgcaatgggtatctgtacagcgccatctatcccggatagcaatagcatgcccgctacctgcttgttcagctgctattacaccagcaagcccctcctcttgaatcaccgttgcggtgcgtcgacgaggaccgtcgacaaccgttggcaacggctgctgctccctggaatttcagccaagatgagctcgaaatcgacgtttactggctcgctgacatagttatcaacctctacaacaaggcgctgaaagctattccacgttgcatcaacacctcgccgcaatcgctttatcgcgcgctcgcgtttggcctgcttagctgggtaaacaacagtgcaaacagatgagatcttcgctctttttggccgtaattctgcaacaacgtcatctacccactgccataggtcgtcgaaatgcagcgagtacagccgtacgccgtgctcgctatcggcagcttcaggaataaagtgtttctccatatcaccaccaaggcaagccctccacctaacgcgcagtacaggattaacctcatcctctagcgcttgcgatgagcgaggcagccatggagtgccttcttgacgtcggtacgctggctctccctcatcctcaacactaccggcagcgcccttagcagcgatctcatcctcatcctcaggcagcggatcgccatctccatcctcgaaagtatcctcatcctcgccaacgatatcttcagcttgcgcggaggcagctgtttgggtggcttgcagctcaggctcggacaacgggctttgacggcgcggcggggcagtcgctggaggcgacggcagcgcctcacggcggacacgtttaggcgttaaatgggtaggattttgtctagttgctggcgctctacgcttctgggaggacgggttaacgccttgatcgaatggctgcttcggcttacgctggcgcttgggcggcatcccaacagcagctagattgagctcgcaacaagctccacacaaacaaaacgctatacacgaacgatttagagtacaggactagcttcatgggcttctggaggtgggaaacggctgctgcattaatttactaacaaattactatgggagttgatgttcttgggcaccaagctaaccagatccaggcggctcaaggtatttcgaaaaccacaataACTCGGACCGAATGACGGATGATGAACCGAGGTCTGGCCAAGGAGGGCCGGATGATGCCGCTAATTAGCGCGTGACCAGCGACCAGATCACAGGTAGCGAACAGAACACCACAACAGTGACATCTCAATCATTTGAAATTATCGCATCGCATGAATGCTTTCATAAGAGTGACGTGTACCAGGCTGTGGCGCATTGGAAGCATAAAGAGAAGATGACTTTACTCAACTTCCATGGACTGACCTCGGGAGGGTCTCGGTTGTTGGACCAAGTTCTCAGGTACCTTGGCAGTCAGGTACATGAGGGGTAATCCTCACACGTTCATCAATGATGGTCATCTCTCGTCGTCGTTGCGCTTCATCTCTCGCAACATAAAAAGTGCGATTTATCCACCATAACCGTTATGTACAGACGCTTTTCGATTACCAGCACTACATTCAGGACTAGAGATACGAAAATATGTTTCAAAGTCAAACGCGATGAGCTTCTATCGAGAGCCGCATTTGCAACTACCGCGGAAGTAATCAGGGGTACAGTCCATTCGTTCAAAGACGGTATGGCAACCCGTATCTGGATTCTCACACAGCCAACCCTAATCCGTGGGCGATTAGGCATGCTACATGCCTCAACCCCCTTATTTATGACGTACCACACTCAGCACAGGTGATCAGCCAGGTCATACTGGCAGACACGTTGGTGACACAATGCGTGGTTCGTTTGTGGTTTATTTACGGTTCGATTACGTCTGCCCCAAAGATGTAGCATACGTTTGACCTGGAAGCGTCGTGCGCGACACCCTGCAGATTCGTACAAATCCGAGAAGCCGAGATTACAGCTGAAAATGTAACGACTGCGTCCGAATAGGTTAGACGTTCTCTTCGGTCGCAAGTTCGTTGCGTCGGTGTAATCCTTTGAAGACTTTTGGGTGCGGTAATTCTGGTGCGTCCGAACAGACGAAGAACAAATTGGAGAACACTGTAGAGATCGTCTTACAATTCGTAGAAGACATACAACAAGATGAAGATACCGTGGCAAGGAAGAGTAGCGGTCAAAGTCAATGAACAACAAATCATGCCGGTGCCCAGGAGAAGTGAGGCTAAAGATGACAAGAGAGATGAGATACAAATGACCCCGAGAGCAGTCCGTGAGCGAGTCATGCGGCAGTGGCGCTCAGAGGTGCTCTTTTAGTAGCATAGGTAAGAGTGGAAAACGCTCGGTAGAGCTCGTCAAAATCATGTAATCGATGGTTCTCCAGTTTGGCACGCCTTTAGTAGCATATGCAAACACCGCGCTAAGCTACTATGAATAATAAAGATCCACTCACTACAGATAGCATACGTGATGCCAGCAGGTTCACGAGTACTTACGATTGTACGGAGTGTGCTCACGTGCCATCGAACGGGGACTCGAACAACGGCACGACGAGTACTGTGTACAGATGGTATCGGTTGGCTATGGATATACATTGCCTTAGAAGGCTAGAGAGATCGCCACCCTCATTAGGTATATGGGCTACAATGCCCAATTTTGCCCCACTAGCCTGACAGAGAGGGGCAACGAGAATGTAAGAAACGTTACGGCTCACTAAATCAAATGGCCAAGTGGACGTTGTATGAAGTGGTAAATATTGTAACCAGAATTATAATTATATAGAACTCCCAATCCGCCCTCTTTCGTTCTCTACTTGTTTACCGTTCCTTGTGTCATGTTGTCTGCCGAGTCCGTCGCCGCGGAACGAAATGCTTAACGAGGCTTGATCTGCCGTCTCTACCCTTGTGCACCGCCCCTAGTGCAACGCCACAATGCCAATCACGTTGAAACTAACTCAACAGCCCGTGTCTGACGCATACACTACAGCAGATACAGGTATATATGCGGAGAAACCTGGGGTAGTGGTGTCCGGAGTCTGGAAGTTGCCTCGGTTTGACGTCGAAAAGACGGCGACAGTGCCGTAAAGGCTGTGGTCTTCGCACTTCCGACGGAGCTGGGCGGAAGCCGTGGTTGACATATAGTAACGGCGATGCGCGTACAATAAAACACTGTACAGATTTTGCATACTTTGCTACGTCTTCTTGCAGTCATTTAACCATTGAGCCGAGGAACGCATACCTTTCGACGTCATGTCAGACACTGCCAAGATGGACCACGAGATGACCGAACACAATAATGTGGGCATTGCAGGAAATGGCGCTGCTCTTAGTCGCCAAGTTACCGTGGCTTTGACTCCAGAACAATATGAGCGTCTATTCTTCCAGCCGAATGGCCCTCGTCGTGGCGACCTCGCGAAGAAATTCGGTGAGTACTCATTTGAAACCTGGCCATCGAATGTGCCACAAGTGGCTCGCGAGACTCACTGTCGACAGCGAACCCGACCTTGCTTGGACTAGTTGGCTTTCTTGTGCCATATACCTCCACTATCCTCATCCTCTGCGGTTTTCAGGGCGCTGTTGCTCCACAGAGTTTGGTCGGCCTCAGTGGTGACTACTACTTCTTTGGTGCCCTTGCTATGGTTCTCGCCGGAATTGCAGAGTTCATCCTCGGTAACAGTATGTATCACCTATTTCTGCAGTCTTCTATTTTCTTCCCATACTGATACGCGCATCCAGCATTTCCCATGGCCGTCTTCCTCATTTATGGGAGCCATTGGGCTAGCTTGGCATACCAACAAGACCCTACTCACCAAACAACTTCTGCCTTTAGAGAATTAGGCGGAGCAACGGGTGCCGCTTATAATTCATCTCAAGGCTTCCACAACGTATCGATGTAAGCTCACCTCATACTGTCCCCGGTTCCCGGCCCGCCACTGACAATCGAACAGGGTACTTGCTAGCTTTATCTTTCTTCTTGGTACCCTCCGCGTGAACGTATTCTTCGCCTTGACCTTCTTTGGTCTCGTCATGCTCTTCTCTTTCATTGCCGCTGCGGATTTCGCCATCCCACATGCGAAAACCGAGGCCGACATTGAACATATCAACAAATTGCTGCATATAGGCGGCGGGTTCGGCTTTCTCGGGTTGATTTCTGGTTGGTATCTTGCGATTCTTACAGCCTGCGAAGCTGTGGGCATTCCGTGCCCACTACCCGTCTTCGATCTGAGCAGCAGAGTCTTTCCAAACAAAAACAGGGCCGACCAAGTCGCTGAACATTGAGCGGGCCTGTTTTCCTTGAAAGCCAACCCGAGGCGATAGTACATCATCTCTTTATGCAACACTCAACAATAAGACATCACCCTTAAGTCATCTTATGACTGTATTCCGGGATTTCGACTGCCGGAGGATACGGACGCGTCTTAGAGAGGGATTGGCTCAACCAACATTAAGCGAGAAATAAAGCCTGACGTAAATGATCCGATATTGGTGTGACGTGAGGATCATTTTCGTCTTGAACCCGGCGGCTGAATGTCGTATATTTGAGCGAGTCGATTGG belongs to Pyrenophora tritici-repentis strain M4 chromosome 10, whole genome shotgun sequence and includes:
- a CDS encoding Grp1-Fun34-YaaH domain containing protein encodes the protein MSDTAKMDHEMTEHNNVGIAGNGAALSRQVTVALTPEQYERLFFQPNGPRRGDLAKKFANPTLLGLVGFLVPYTSTILILCGFQGAVAPQSLVGLSGDYYFFGALAMVLAGIAEFILGNTFPMAVFLIYGSHWASLAYQQDPTHQTTSAFRELGGATGAAYNSSQGFHNVSM
- a CDS encoding DDE-3 multi-domain protein; translated protein: MPGTGHRLQPAVLQAILDRIAACESDRAISRATGASRNTVAKLRLSLEFWGVPYPPRCVRLGRPSILRQAQREGLQAYLNGSPGAYMDEMRDFLYDEYDVRISLASVYRELEKMRWSRKLATKRAKEQSEPLRRLYLARMAQHYKAEQIVALDESACNERTGDRKYGWSPIGEPVELSHSFRRSERWSLLPAMTIDGYISYKIFQGAITSEILEDFLEFQVLPFCNPHPGPASVIVLDNASIHRSERVRVLCQSAGVLLEYLPPYSPDFNPIEKSFKQLKGWMKRNSAQAENFIDFGVFLEYAAQLVCCNINCRSWFHRCGYPY